A genome region from Jeotgalibacillus aurantiacus includes the following:
- the cotE gene encoding outer spore coat protein CotE, producing the protein MTEYREIITKSVVAKGRKYVQSNHTINPPHKPSSILGCWIINHKYAAKKSGKTVEVSGSFDVNLWYSHHHNTKTSVLLENVSYNDVIKLKYRDDDYHNDSEIFARVIQQPNCIEASIPEDSHHIVVQVERETLAECVGETKVCVVFHKDGLEDDWGDLDDELEEINTHVFDNKYARD; encoded by the coding sequence ATGACCGAATATCGTGAAATTATTACGAAGTCTGTTGTGGCTAAAGGGAGAAAATATGTACAGTCCAACCATACGATCAACCCGCCTCATAAACCATCAAGTATTTTAGGGTGCTGGATTATCAACCACAAATATGCAGCGAAGAAATCCGGGAAGACGGTTGAGGTTTCAGGGTCTTTTGATGTGAATCTCTGGTACTCACATCATCACAACACAAAAACCTCAGTGCTTTTGGAGAACGTTTCATATAATGATGTCATCAAACTCAAATACAGGGATGATGATTATCACAATGATTCGGAAATTTTTGCCCGGGTTATACAGCAGCCAAATTGCATAGAGGCTAGTATTCCTGAGGATTCCCATCACATCGTGGTTCAGGTAGAAAGAGAGACGCTTGCCGAGTGTGTAGGTGAAACAAAAGTATGTGTCGTATTTCATAAAGACGGGCTTGAAGATGACTGGGGAGACCTGGACGATGAGCTTGAAGAGATCAATACGCACGTGTTTGACAATAAATATGCAAGAGACTGA
- a CDS encoding LacI family DNA-binding transcriptional regulator, with product MAVTIKDIANKAGVSFSTVSKALNDSPLVKEPTKARILALAKEMGYEANLAAKNLVSGKSGIIGIYCSQITNPFYADLIRYITSYFEEDGLTTAVSSGTVKQAKKLFSRLSTEAVLVFDTDFDETWGEHTVYAFDSHYHDRISSLFDFKSEGIKKAVEFLIQTGHKNILCLAKRDQKMTLPTDNNVVKKVLLEEESSEEAYSEAISMFNSTAIDAVVCSSYEVCSGVFFACKSAGISVPEDVSIIHYHFKGAQSEPLPFTWIGVDNKKISLALVNHLLIEAGYPKRKESISAEPTIQNLTTLSPK from the coding sequence ATGGCTGTAACCATTAAAGATATCGCTAATAAGGCAGGCGTCAGTTTTTCCACTGTTTCCAAAGCACTGAATGACAGTCCTCTTGTAAAAGAGCCGACAAAAGCCAGGATTCTTGCCCTTGCTAAGGAAATGGGATACGAAGCAAATCTCGCTGCTAAAAACCTGGTTTCCGGTAAGTCCGGCATCATCGGTATTTATTGTTCACAAATCACCAATCCATTTTATGCGGATTTAATCAGGTACATTACCTCTTATTTTGAAGAAGACGGCCTCACAACAGCCGTTTCATCCGGTACTGTTAAGCAGGCGAAAAAGCTGTTTTCAAGACTCTCCACTGAAGCTGTCCTTGTATTTGATACCGATTTTGATGAAACTTGGGGTGAACACACTGTGTATGCGTTTGACTCACACTATCACGATCGCATCAGCTCTCTCTTTGATTTCAAATCAGAAGGAATAAAAAAAGCCGTTGAGTTCCTGATCCAAACCGGACACAAGAATATTCTTTGTTTAGCTAAACGTGATCAAAAAATGACGTTACCAACAGATAACAACGTTGTTAAAAAAGTTTTACTTGAAGAGGAATCTTCTGAAGAAGCTTATTCAGAAGCAATCAGCATGTTTAACAGCACAGCAATCGATGCCGTTGTCTGTTCTTCCTATGAGGTTTGCAGCGGCGTATTTTTCGCATGTAAATCCGCGGGAATTTCAGTTCCTGAAGATGTTTCCATCATCCATTACCATTTCAAGGGAGCGCAGTCAGAACCCCTCCCTTTCACTTGGATTGGAGTAGATAATAAAAAGATATCGCTGGCCCTCGTTAATCATCTATTGATCGAGGCCGGTTATCCAAAAAGAAAAGAATCTATATCGGCTGAACCAACCATCCAGAACCTGACGACACTGTCTCCGAAATAA
- a CDS encoding DUF779 domain-containing protein, which yields MVERVTATDEAVKLIKLLKEKHGPIMFHQSGGCCDGSSPMCYPEGDLLIGNQDIELGKIDGSPFYMNKKQYDYWKHTQIIIDVVDGRGGMFSLEGVEGKRFLSRSRAFTKEEREELMTQA from the coding sequence TTGGTTGAGCGTGTGACCGCAACAGACGAAGCTGTTAAGCTGATCAAACTTCTGAAGGAAAAGCACGGTCCGATTATGTTCCATCAATCTGGCGGCTGCTGTGACGGAAGTTCACCAATGTGTTATCCGGAAGGGGATCTTTTAATCGGCAATCAGGATATAGAGCTCGGCAAAATTGACGGCAGTCCGTTTTACATGAATAAAAAACAGTATGACTACTGGAAGCACACCCAGATCATCATTGATGTCGTGGATGGAAGAGGCGGCATGTTTTCACTTGAGGGTGTTGAGGGTAAACGGTTCCTGTCAAGATCGCGGGCGTTTACAAAAGAAGAAAGAGAAGAATTGATGACGCAGGCTTAA
- the adh gene encoding aldehyde dehydrogenase, whose product MTYANPNTEGAKVHFKERYDNYIGGEWVAPVKGQYFDNPSPVNGKTFCQVARSTEEDIEKALDAAHAAKDAWGKTSVTERSVILNKIADRMEENLEMLAVAETWENGKAVRETLNADLPLAIDHFRYFAGVIRAQEGSAGEIDQDTVAYHFHEPLGVVGQIIPWNFPLLMAVWKLAPALAAGNCVVLKPAEQTPSSILVLMELIEDLLPKGVVNIVNGFGLEAGKPLASSDRIAKIAFTGETTTGRLIMQYASQNLIPVTLELGGKSPNIFFKDIMDQDDDFVDKAVEGLLMFALNQGEVCTCPSRALIHEDIYDAFMDRVLKRVKEINTGNPLDPATMMGAQASTEQMEKIQSYLQIGKEEGAEVLTGGSLNKKEGDFAEGYYIQPTIFKGTNDMRIFQEEIFGPVLSVTTFKTDEEALEIANDTLYGLGAGIWTRNINTAYRFGRNIQAGRVWTNCYHQYPAHAAFGGYKMSGIGRENHKMMLNHYQQTKNLLVSYSPTKLGFF is encoded by the coding sequence ATGACATATGCTAATCCTAATACTGAAGGTGCTAAAGTTCATTTCAAGGAGCGTTACGATAACTACATAGGCGGTGAGTGGGTGGCTCCGGTTAAGGGACAGTATTTTGATAATCCTTCACCGGTTAATGGTAAAACATTCTGTCAGGTCGCACGTTCAACGGAAGAAGATATTGAAAAGGCACTTGATGCTGCTCATGCTGCCAAGGATGCCTGGGGCAAAACGTCCGTTACGGAGCGGTCTGTTATTTTAAATAAAATTGCTGATAGAATGGAAGAAAATCTTGAAATGCTTGCCGTAGCAGAAACGTGGGAAAACGGTAAAGCGGTCCGTGAAACATTAAATGCCGACCTGCCGCTGGCAATTGATCACTTCCGTTATTTTGCAGGCGTGATCCGTGCACAGGAAGGCTCAGCTGGAGAAATTGATCAGGATACCGTGGCTTATCATTTTCATGAGCCGCTTGGGGTTGTTGGTCAGATTATTCCTTGGAACTTCCCGCTTTTAATGGCAGTGTGGAAGCTTGCTCCTGCACTTGCTGCAGGAAACTGTGTCGTACTGAAACCGGCAGAACAGACGCCATCCTCCATTCTTGTCCTGATGGAACTCATTGAAGATCTGCTGCCAAAGGGCGTTGTTAATATTGTGAATGGTTTTGGACTTGAAGCCGGTAAACCGCTTGCTTCAAGTGACCGTATCGCTAAAATCGCATTCACCGGTGAAACAACGACAGGCCGTCTGATTATGCAGTATGCCTCTCAAAACCTGATTCCGGTTACACTTGAACTTGGAGGTAAGTCTCCAAATATTTTCTTTAAGGATATTATGGATCAGGACGATGATTTCGTTGACAAAGCAGTGGAAGGGCTATTAATGTTCGCGCTTAATCAGGGTGAGGTTTGTACATGTCCTTCACGTGCACTGATTCATGAAGACATTTATGATGCATTTATGGATCGGGTATTGAAAAGAGTAAAGGAAATCAATACCGGAAATCCACTGGACCCAGCCACGATGATGGGCGCACAGGCATCCACTGAGCAGATGGAGAAGATTCAATCTTACCTTCAGATCGGGAAAGAGGAAGGGGCAGAAGTTCTAACGGGTGGCTCGCTGAATAAAAAAGAGGGTGATTTTGCTGAAGGTTATTACATTCAGCCAACGATCTTTAAAGGAACAAATGATATGAGAATTTTCCAGGAGGAAATTTTCGGACCGGTTTTATCTGTTACCACATTTAAAACAGATGAAGAAGCGCTTGAAATCGCCAATGATACTCTATACGGATTAGGTGCAGGTATCTGGACGAGAAATATTAATACAGCCTATCGATTTGGACGAAACATCCAGGCTGGACGTGTTTGGACAAACTGTTATCATCAGTATCCGGCCCATGCAGCATTCGGAGGATACAAAATGTCCGGAATTGGCCGGGAAAACCACAAGATGATGCTGAACCATTACCAGCAGACGAAAAACCTGCTCGTAAGCTACAGTCCTACAAAGCTTGGATTCTTCTAA
- a CDS encoding RicAFT regulatory complex protein RicA family protein — protein MEKKYTKKDIIERAKELAQMITETEEVDFFKRAEAQIQENQKIREKIASLRSLQKQAVNFQHYGKHEALKMIEAKIEKVEKEIDEIPIVQEFKQSQTEVNALLQIVANTVSNTVTDEIIRQTGGDILKGETGAQVKNSPYNSCS, from the coding sequence ATGGAGAAAAAATATACGAAAAAAGATATTATTGAGCGTGCAAAAGAGCTGGCTCAGATGATTACGGAGACAGAAGAAGTGGATTTCTTTAAGCGTGCTGAGGCACAGATTCAGGAAAACCAGAAAATCCGCGAAAAAATTGCCAGTCTGAGAAGTCTTCAGAAACAGGCTGTTAATTTTCAGCATTACGGCAAGCATGAAGCACTGAAAATGATCGAGGCAAAAATCGAAAAAGTTGAAAAAGAAATCGATGAAATTCCGATCGTACAGGAGTTTAAGCAGTCACAAACTGAAGTGAATGCACTTCTGCAAATCGTAGCGAATACAGTTTCCAACACGGTAACGGATGAAATTATCCGTCAGACCGGCGGAGATATTCTAAAAGGTGAAACAGGGGCACAGGTTAAAAACAGCCCTTACAATAGCTGTTCATGA
- the miaB gene encoding tRNA (N6-isopentenyl adenosine(37)-C2)-methylthiotransferase MiaB, whose product MNEEQRLAAQDAVQTSNSKKQEKDYSKYFQTVYSPPSLKDAKKRGKEDVNYHKDFSIDPAFEGMGKGRKFYIRTYGCQMNEHDTEVMAGIFLQLGYEPTDTTEDADVILLNTCAIRENAENKVFGEIGHLKPLKLEKPDLLIGVCGCMSQEESVVNKILKTHQHIDMIFGTHNIHRLPNILNEAYLSKEMVVEVWSKEGDVIENLPKVRKGAIKGWVNIMYGCDKFCTYCIVPYTRGKERSRHPEDIIQEVRHLAAQGYQEITLLGQNVNAYGKDLEGMDYGLGQLMDELRKIDIPRIRFTTSHPRDFDDYLIEVLSKGGNLVEHIHLPVQHGSSEILKLMARKYSREQFLTLVDKIKKAIPNAVLTTDIIVGFPNETEEQFEETLSLYREVGFETAFTYIYSPREGTPAAKMKDNVPMEVKKERLQRLNNLVNEMSLEAMKKLEGQTMEVLVEGESRKNPEVLSGYTRTSKLVNFKAPKSVIGQRVMVKITEAKTWSLNGELVEAKEPAEVNG is encoded by the coding sequence ATGAATGAAGAACAGCGCCTGGCAGCACAAGACGCGGTTCAGACATCGAACAGCAAGAAGCAGGAAAAAGACTACAGTAAATATTTTCAGACCGTTTACAGTCCTCCTTCCCTGAAAGATGCCAAAAAGAGAGGTAAGGAAGACGTAAATTATCATAAAGACTTCTCCATCGATCCTGCTTTTGAAGGAATGGGGAAAGGAAGAAAGTTTTACATCAGAACTTACGGATGTCAGATGAACGAGCATGACACAGAAGTGATGGCAGGGATCTTTCTTCAACTGGGCTATGAACCGACCGATACAACAGAAGATGCAGACGTGATTTTACTGAACACATGTGCAATACGTGAAAATGCGGAAAATAAAGTGTTTGGTGAAATCGGACACCTGAAACCGCTGAAGCTTGAAAAGCCGGATCTTCTGATTGGTGTTTGTGGATGTATGTCACAGGAGGAATCTGTGGTTAATAAGATTCTGAAGACGCATCAACACATTGATATGATATTTGGAACGCACAATATTCACCGATTGCCAAACATTTTAAATGAGGCTTACCTGAGCAAGGAAATGGTCGTTGAAGTATGGTCAAAAGAAGGTGATGTCATTGAAAACCTTCCTAAGGTCCGTAAAGGCGCCATCAAAGGCTGGGTTAATATTATGTACGGCTGTGATAAATTCTGTACGTATTGTATCGTGCCATACACACGTGGTAAGGAGCGCAGCAGGCATCCTGAGGATATTATCCAGGAGGTTCGCCATCTGGCAGCCCAGGGTTATCAGGAAATTACCCTGTTAGGTCAGAACGTAAATGCTTACGGCAAGGATCTGGAAGGGATGGATTACGGACTCGGACAGCTGATGGATGAGCTGCGTAAAATTGATATACCGAGAATCCGTTTTACGACGAGTCATCCGCGTGATTTTGATGATTACCTGATCGAGGTACTCTCAAAAGGCGGAAATCTTGTGGAACATATTCATCTGCCTGTTCAGCACGGTTCATCAGAAATTCTGAAGCTGATGGCGAGAAAATACAGCCGGGAGCAGTTTTTAACACTTGTTGACAAGATTAAAAAAGCGATTCCGAATGCTGTCCTGACAACAGATATCATTGTAGGGTTCCCGAATGAAACAGAAGAGCAGTTTGAAGAAACGTTATCTCTATACCGTGAAGTCGGATTTGAGACAGCCTTTACGTATATATACTCACCGCGTGAAGGAACGCCGGCTGCTAAGATGAAAGATAACGTGCCGATGGAAGTCAAAAAAGAACGTTTACAGCGTCTGAATAATCTTGTCAATGAAATGTCGCTTGAAGCCATGAAGAAGCTTGAAGGACAGACGATGGAAGTACTTGTTGAAGGGGAGAGCAGAAAAAACCCTGAAGTACTATCCGGTTATACAAGAACGAGCAAGCTGGTGAACTTTAAAGCACCGAAATCAGTAATTGGTCAACGTGTCATGGTTAAAATAACGGAAGCCAAAACGTGGAGCCTGAATGGCGAGCTCGTGGAAGCTAAAGAACCGGCAGAGGTGAATGGATAA
- a CDS encoding 2-oxoacid:ferredoxin oxidoreductase subunit beta, translating into MVTFKDFRNNVKPNWCPGCGDFSVQAAIQRASANAGLTPENLAVISGIGCSGRISGYINSYGFHSIHGRALPLAQGVKMANRDLTVIASGGDGDGFAIGLGHTIHAIRRNLDITYIVMDNQIYGLTKGQTSPRSSAGFKTKSTPKGSIEPSLNPMEMALTSGATFVAQGFSTDLKELTSLIEQGLNHKGFSLINVFSPCVTYNKVNTYDWFKENLTKLSDIEAYDPHNKEAAMQTLMKHDGLVTGLIYQDKEQPSYQEMIDGYHEEPLSKQDLGMDEDDFNKLVKEFM; encoded by the coding sequence ATGGTCACATTTAAGGACTTTCGCAACAACGTAAAACCTAACTGGTGTCCCGGCTGCGGTGATTTTTCTGTACAGGCTGCCATTCAGCGTGCTTCAGCGAATGCAGGGCTGACACCGGAAAATCTGGCGGTCATCTCTGGAATCGGCTGTTCAGGAAGAATCTCAGGATATATTAACTCATACGGATTCCACAGTATTCACGGACGTGCCCTGCCACTTGCGCAAGGTGTGAAAATGGCTAACCGTGACTTAACCGTTATTGCATCCGGTGGTGACGGCGATGGTTTCGCCATTGGTCTTGGTCATACGATTCACGCGATCAGACGTAACCTTGATATTACGTATATTGTCATGGACAATCAGATCTACGGACTGACAAAAGGCCAGACATCGCCAAGATCATCTGCGGGATTCAAGACGAAATCCACGCCTAAGGGATCCATTGAACCTTCGCTGAACCCGATGGAAATGGCGCTGACATCCGGTGCAACCTTTGTAGCACAAGGGTTCTCAACGGACCTGAAAGAGTTAACGAGCCTTATTGAACAGGGATTGAACCATAAAGGTTTTTCGCTGATCAATGTATTCAGTCCGTGTGTAACGTATAACAAGGTAAATACGTATGACTGGTTCAAGGAAAATCTGACGAAGCTTTCAGACATTGAGGCGTATGATCCTCATAATAAGGAAGCTGCGATGCAGACGCTGATGAAACATGACGGTCTTGTGACCGGACTCATCTATCAGGATAAAGAGCAGCCATCCTATCAGGAAATGATTGACGGATATCATGAAGAACCGTTAAGCAAACAGGATTTAGGGATGGACGAAGATGATTTCAACAAACTTGTGAAAGAATTTATGTAA
- a CDS encoding 2-oxoacid:acceptor oxidoreductase subunit alpha: MMKQLSWKVGGQQGEGIESTGEIFSMAMNRLGYFLYGYRHFSSRIKGGHTNNKIRVSTTQVRAVEDSLDILVAFDQETIDVNYHELHNSGIIVADAKFKPVNPDDSKAELIIVPFTEIASGLGTSLMKNMVAIGSTCAIMDLPLDVFRDVVQEIFGRKGEVVVQKNMEAIEEGFKAAKELLGEKSGSLALEEADGKQRMFMIGNDAIALGAIAGGARFMAAYPITPASEIMEYLIKKLPALGGAVIQTEDEIAAATMAIGANYAGVRSLTASAGPGLSLMMESIGLSGMTEQPLVIVDTQRGGPSTGLPTKQEQSDLMQMIYGTHGEIPKIVIAPSTAEEAFYDTIDAFNLAEQFQCPVILLSDLQLSLGKQTVEPLNYEKVKINRGKLVESEASLEELEPKQYFKRYEVTEDGVSKRVLPGMKNGIHHVTGVEHDESGKPSESSFNRQVQMDKRMKKLESVTLHKAVDQDGAKHDDADILFVGFNSTRGAIEEAAAKLEAGGIKVNHAHIRLLHPFPAEEFAPLAEKAKKVIVVEHNATGQLASIIKMNVGMAHKIKSLKKYDGNPFLPNELELLSKELV; encoded by the coding sequence ATGATGAAACAGCTTTCCTGGAAAGTTGGAGGACAACAGGGAGAAGGAATTGAGAGTACCGGTGAAATCTTTTCCATGGCGATGAACCGCCTTGGTTATTTCCTTTACGGATACAGACACTTTTCTTCCCGTATTAAAGGTGGACATACAAATAATAAAATCCGAGTAAGTACGACACAGGTTCGTGCTGTTGAGGATTCTTTGGATATACTTGTTGCATTTGATCAGGAAACGATTGATGTTAATTATCATGAGTTACATAATTCAGGCATCATTGTAGCTGATGCAAAGTTTAAACCGGTAAACCCGGACGATTCAAAAGCGGAACTGATTATCGTTCCATTTACGGAAATTGCATCTGGGCTTGGCACCTCACTGATGAAAAACATGGTGGCGATCGGATCGACCTGTGCCATTATGGATCTGCCGCTCGATGTGTTCAGAGATGTTGTGCAGGAGATCTTCGGCCGTAAAGGTGAAGTAGTTGTCCAGAAAAATATGGAGGCGATTGAAGAGGGCTTTAAAGCTGCAAAAGAATTGCTTGGTGAAAAGAGCGGCAGTCTTGCTCTTGAAGAAGCAGATGGCAAACAGCGTATGTTTATGATCGGGAACGATGCAATCGCTCTTGGTGCCATTGCAGGTGGCGCCCGTTTTATGGCCGCCTATCCCATTACACCGGCATCTGAAATTATGGAGTATCTGATCAAAAAGCTTCCTGCCCTTGGGGGAGCGGTGATTCAGACTGAGGATGAGATCGCTGCAGCAACCATGGCGATCGGCGCAAATTACGCCGGAGTGCGTTCATTAACAGCCTCTGCGGGACCGGGTCTTTCTTTAATGATGGAATCCATTGGTTTATCAGGTATGACAGAACAGCCGCTTGTCATCGTGGATACTCAGCGCGGGGGACCATCAACAGGCCTGCCAACGAAGCAGGAGCAGTCAGATCTGATGCAGATGATTTACGGAACACACGGTGAAATTCCTAAAATTGTGATAGCGCCAAGTACAGCAGAGGAAGCGTTTTATGACACGATTGATGCGTTTAACCTTGCCGAGCAGTTCCAGTGTCCGGTTATTCTATTATCAGATCTACAGCTATCACTCGGGAAACAGACAGTAGAACCGCTCAACTATGAAAAAGTAAAGATTAACAGAGGGAAGCTGGTAGAGTCAGAGGCTTCGCTGGAAGAGCTTGAGCCGAAGCAATATTTCAAACGCTATGAAGTAACAGAGGACGGCGTTTCCAAAAGGGTACTGCCAGGTATGAAAAACGGTATCCATCATGTAACGGGTGTGGAACATGATGAATCAGGAAAGCCGTCGGAATCTTCGTTTAACCGTCAGGTCCAAATGGATAAGCGGATGAAAAAGCTTGAATCTGTCACGCTTCATAAAGCAGTCGATCAAGATGGTGCCAAACACGACGATGCTGACATTTTATTCGTCGGATTCAACTCCACAAGGGGGGCAATCGAGGAAGCCGCAGCCAAACTTGAAGCAGGCGGTATCAAGGTGAATCATGCTCACATCAGGCTGCTTCATCCGTTTCCGGCAGAAGAGTTTGCTCCGCTTGCCGAGAAAGCTAAAAAGGTCATTGTCGTAGAGCACAATGCGACGGGTCAGCTGGCCTCCATTATTAAAATGAACGTCGGAATGGCTCACAAAATCAAAAGCCTGAAGAAATATGACGGGAATCCATTCCTGCCAAATGAACTGGAACTTTTAAGCAAGGAGCTGGTCTAA
- a CDS encoding stage V sporulation protein S — MNVLKVSSRSNPNSVAGALAGVLRERGTVEVQAIGAGALNQAVKAVAISRGFVAPSGIDLICIPAFTDIQIEGEERTAIKLIVEPR, encoded by the coding sequence GTGAATGTATTAAAGGTATCTTCGCGATCGAATCCTAACTCGGTTGCCGGGGCTCTTGCGGGTGTGTTGCGGGAGAGAGGCACGGTTGAAGTACAGGCAATTGGAGCTGGCGCTTTAAATCAGGCTGTAAAAGCAGTGGCCATATCCCGTGGATTTGTGGCTCCATCCGGCATTGATTTAATCTGCATACCGGCTTTTACGGATATTCAGATAGAAGGCGAAGAAAGAACCGCCATTAAGCTGATTGTGGAACCGAGATAA
- a CDS encoding TIGR00282 family metallophosphoesterase, whose amino-acid sequence MRILFIGDVVGSPGREMIDEFLPQLKQKHQPDLVIVNGENAASGRGITKKIYDQLLSAGADVITMGNHTWDNRDLFNFIDQANQLVRPINYPKATPGKGIRFIQAGSAEVAVVNALGRTFMNPVDDPFPLLKQTIDEARRQTPFVFVDFHAEATSEKQAAGWYLDGKASAVVGTHTHVQTSDNRILPKGTAYLSDVGMTGPYDAILGMEKEAVLKRFTTALPARFEVPKDGRKILSACVIELDRKSGMAKSIDRILINEDHPFEV is encoded by the coding sequence ATGAGGATATTATTTATTGGAGACGTTGTAGGTTCACCAGGCAGAGAAATGATCGATGAGTTTCTGCCGCAGCTGAAGCAAAAACACCAGCCGGACCTTGTAATTGTCAATGGTGAAAATGCAGCCTCCGGCAGAGGAATTACAAAGAAAATCTATGATCAGCTGTTATCTGCGGGTGCGGATGTTATCACGATGGGAAACCATACGTGGGACAATCGGGATCTGTTTAATTTTATTGACCAGGCAAATCAGCTTGTAAGACCGATTAACTATCCGAAAGCGACTCCCGGTAAAGGGATCCGCTTTATACAGGCTGGAAGCGCGGAAGTAGCAGTGGTTAATGCACTGGGAAGAACGTTTATGAACCCTGTGGATGATCCTTTTCCGCTTTTAAAGCAGACAATAGATGAAGCGAGACGACAGACGCCATTTGTCTTTGTGGATTTTCATGCTGAAGCAACGAGTGAGAAACAGGCGGCAGGTTGGTATCTTGATGGCAAGGCATCCGCGGTTGTCGGTACTCATACACACGTACAAACTTCAGATAACAGAATCCTTCCAAAGGGTACGGCTTATTTATCGGATGTTGGGATGACGGGTCCTTACGATGCGATTTTGGGGATGGAAAAAGAAGCAGTCCTGAAACGTTTTACCACGGCTTTACCTGCGAGATTTGAAGTACCAAAGGATGGACGTAAAATCTTGAGTGCCTGTGTGATCGAACTGGATCGTAAATCCGGTATGGCCAAATCAATTGACCGGATTTTAATTAATGAGGACCATCCCTTCGAAGTTTAA
- the rny gene encoding ribonuclease Y — protein sequence MEPIEITFILAGIIVGVIVGYLIHKFMMDAKVGGAKGTVEQILENGKREAEALKKEALLEAKDENHKLRSEMEAELRERRNELQKQENRLLQREENLDRKDDSLNKRESMQERKEQSLHERQQHIEEMESKVEEMVRQQDLELERVSGLTREEAKAIILDQVEKELSQDIAIMVKEQEHRAKEESEKKARELLSLAIQRCAADHVAETTVSVVNLPNDEMKGRIIGREGRNIRTLETLTGIDLIIDDTPEAVILSGFDPIRRETARIALEKLVQDGRIHPARIEEMVDKARREVDEHIREIGEQTTFDVGAHGLHPDLIKILGRLKYRTSYGQNVLKHSTEVAYLSGLLAAELGEDEALARRAGLLHDIGKAIDHEVEGSHVEIGVELATKYKEHPVVINSIASHHGDYEATSIIAVLVAAADALSAARPGARSETLENYIRRLERLEEISESYDGVEKSFAIQAGREIRIMVRPEQIDDMTAHRLARDIRKQIEEELNYPGHIKVTVIRETRAVEYAK from the coding sequence ATGGAACCAATCGAAATCACCTTCATTTTGGCTGGCATTATCGTCGGTGTGATTGTTGGGTATTTGATTCACAAATTCATGATGGATGCTAAAGTTGGCGGTGCAAAAGGCACTGTGGAACAAATTCTTGAAAATGGAAAAAGGGAAGCAGAGGCACTAAAGAAAGAAGCACTGCTGGAAGCGAAGGATGAAAATCATAAGCTTCGATCAGAAATGGAAGCGGAACTTCGTGAACGAAGAAATGAGCTTCAAAAACAGGAAAACCGCCTGTTACAGCGGGAAGAAAATCTTGACCGTAAAGACGACTCTCTAAACAAACGTGAATCAATGCAGGAGCGTAAAGAGCAGTCTTTACATGAACGACAACAACATATTGAAGAGATGGAAAGCAAAGTGGAGGAGATGGTTCGTCAACAGGATCTCGAGCTTGAGCGGGTATCCGGATTAACCCGGGAAGAAGCAAAAGCAATTATTCTTGATCAGGTGGAAAAAGAACTTTCACAGGACATTGCAATCATGGTTAAAGAGCAGGAACACCGTGCAAAGGAAGAGTCTGAAAAGAAAGCACGGGAACTGCTTTCACTCGCTATCCAGCGTTGTGCAGCTGACCATGTTGCCGAAACAACTGTTTCTGTCGTAAACCTGCCTAATGATGAGATGAAAGGTCGCATCATAGGTCGGGAAGGAAGAAATATCAGAACGCTAGAAACCCTGACTGGAATTGATTTAATTATCGATGATACGCCGGAAGCTGTTATCCTTTCCGGATTCGATCCAATCAGACGTGAAACAGCAAGAATTGCGCTTGAAAAACTTGTGCAGGACGGAAGAATCCACCCTGCAAGAATCGAAGAAATGGTAGACAAGGCACGCCGTGAAGTTGATGAGCACATCCGGGAGATCGGTGAACAGACAACGTTTGACGTTGGTGCGCACGGGTTACACCCTGATCTCATCAAAATTCTTGGCCGCCTGAAGTACCGTACAAGCTATGGACAGAATGTACTGAAACATTCAACAGAAGTAGCTTACCTGTCAGGCCTTCTTGCAGCTGAGCTTGGTGAAGACGAGGCGCTGGCAAGACGTGCAGGACTCCTGCATGATATCGGAAAAGCGATTGACCACGAAGTGGAAGGAAGTCACGTAGAAATTGGTGTCGAACTTGCCACGAAGTACAAAGAGCATCCGGTAGTCATTAACAGTATTGCCTCTCACCACGGCGACTATGAGGCAACGTCTATTATCGCGGTACTTGTCGCAGCAGCTGATGCATTATCTGCAGCACGTCCAGGTGCCCGAAGTGAGACGCTTGAGAACTACATTCGCCGACTTGAAAGACTCGAAGAGATTTCTGAATCATATGATGGTGTTGAAAAATCATTTGCGATCCAGGCCGGCCGGGAAATCAGAATTATGGTTCGACCGGAACAGATTGATGATATGACAGCTCATCGTCTTGCGAGAGATATCCGCAAGCAGATCGAGGAAGAATTAAATTATCCGGGTCATATTAAAGTCACGGTCATCCGTGAAACGAGAGCGGTAGAATACGCAAAATAA